From a region of the Carettochelys insculpta isolate YL-2023 chromosome 29, ASM3395843v1, whole genome shotgun sequence genome:
- the ORMDL2 gene encoding ORM1-like protein 2 isoform X1 has protein sequence MINSLIFIKFLGPLSGGRCRRTNIRNLEWDVQKIRISGKGGIRMNVGVAHSEVNPNTRVMNSRGIWLAYVISVGVLHVVLLSIPFFSIPVVWTLTNVIHNLVMYWFLHTVKGTPFETPDQGKDRLLTHWEQIDYGTQCTSSRKFLSISPVVLYLLASFYTKYDHAHFLINTTSLLSVLLPKLPQFHGVRLFGINKY, from the exons ATGATTAATTCATTAATCTTTATAAAGTTTCTGGGACCCTTGTCTGGAGGACGGTGCAGAAGGACAAATATTAGAAACTTGGAATGGGATGTGCAGAAAATCCGGATCTCAGGAAAGGGCGGCATCAG GATGAATGTTGGAGTGGCCCACAGCGAGGTGAATCCCAACACACGGGTGATGAACAGCCGTGGCATCTGGCTGGCCTACGTGATCTCTGTGGGAGTTCTCCATGTCGTTCTCCTCAGCATCCCCTTCTTCAGCATTCCTGTGGTCTGGACCCTCACTAATGTTATACACAACCTG GTGATGTACTGGTTTCTTCACACTGTGAAAGGAACCCCCTTTGAGACGCCAGACCAGGGCAAGGATCGCCTGCTCACACACTGGGAACAGATAGACTATGGGACACAGTGCACCTCCTCCCGCAAGTTCCTCAGCATCTCGCCAGTGGTTCT GTACCTCCTCGCCAGCTTTTACACCAAATATGACCATGCACATTTTCTAATCAACACAACCTCCCTCCTCAGCGTCCTCCTCCCCAAGCTGCCGCAGTTCCACGGCGTGCGCTTGTTTGGCATCAACAAATACTGA
- the DNAJC14 gene encoding dnaJ homolog subfamily C member 14: MEAHWLAFAVGGTPRAHGHLPVDPSAERPVEAEEAGRSAPLGSADGDGHWPGRAAEEDVGWAGSCDQTPTALLEEHSLHVAGYSAPGPCAASFARSCSCRGESLDLSRTYLEKGNSSCSATCQRWASESPGVEDGPDSGLLPQGLEEEEEEEDGVSKASDDPLESGRVLGGRKSGRRQRCRSGVKDKEEGKENCRREGRAAPAGRKHKQARKRSHVDQRCHLKADVPKQLEELAWLCFSCFKKLIQLVLDLTHVCGEYVEAGGRLLYICCQRSAWDLGSPQDCLRTWSQWAKAGSGKAAQWLCSWGSRLLRLLGALLLLVLLVLLGSLRLGWQVSRSLLLAGVGKLGSTSSMAWLRWLLDSPFPRRAWAAFRETRTCQYVARLLHTGRELLGTPRGPGEAAPGPEPPAGRGHQPNQEVARLLALADVPEEELNPFQVLGLEATASDLELKKAYRQLAVLVHPDKNEHPRAEEAFKVLRAAWDVVSSPEKRQEYECKRAAESELSRSMTELLTRLRDDLKEAMNTMMCSKCQGKHKRFEMDRDPLSARYCRECDTLHPAEEGDLWAESSMLGLKITYFALMDGKVYDITGPPPTAALPRLQTCRTSSAASFRGPRGRHPMVAASARPARHRLGLLQPLRRRAQPPAGTRSRNGGRRCAAPSSAEQRRGRVALGLARQEAPSTKQRAVGVPGTAASTKRAPVKKNLSSLQWSESPAGVWGAAGRSRVSDTKELQRGRPAGSPRHQPSWTEPWNLFRVTLEIRDCLVSSWEPRGGSQVPSVHLPPFLTLSSLAALRLAAVTC, encoded by the exons ATGGAGGCTCACTGGTTGGCTTTTGCTGTTGGTGGGACTCCTCGAGCACATGGACACTTGCCAGTGGACCCATCAGCTGAGAGGCCggtggaggcagaggaggccggtcgttctgctcctctgggctctgcGGATGGCGATGGGCATTGGCCCGGCCGTGCTGCGGAGGAGGATGTCGGTTGGGCTGGAAGCTGTGACCAAACCCCGACAGCGCTGCTTGAGGAGCACAGCTTGCACGTTGCTGGGTACAGTGCCCCCGGCCCCTGTGCGGCCAGCTTTGCCCGTTCCTGTAGCTGTCGGGGGGAGAGTCTGGATCTCTCCAGGACTTATTTGGAAAAGGGGAACAGCTCATGTAGTGCCACCTGCCAGCGCTGGGCTTCGGAGTCCCCTGGAGTGGAGGATGGTCCTGATTCGGGCctgttgcctcagggcctggaggaggaggaggaggaagaggatggagtGTCCAAGGCCAGCGACGACCCTCTTGAGTCTGGTAGGGTGCTCGGCGGCAGGAAGAGTGGGAGACGCCAGAGGTGCCGCTCTGGTGTGAAGgacaaggaggaggggaaggagaactGCAGGCGGGAGGGCAGGGCTGCGCCGGCCGGCAGAAAGCACAAGCAGGCCAGGAAGAGGAGCCATGTGGACCAGCGGTGCCACCTTAAAGCTGATGTCCccaagcagctggaggagctggcctGGCTCTGCTTCTCCTGCTTCAAGAAGCtcatccagctggtgctggacctCACCCATGTATGCGGCGAGTACGTGGAAGCTGGCGGGAGGCTCCTGTACATTTGCTGTCAGCGCAGTGCCTGGGACCTGGGCTCACCCCAAGACTGCCTGAGGACATGGAGCCAGTGGGCCAAGGCCGGCTCGGGGAAGGCGGCCCAGTGGCTGTGTTCCTGGGGGAGCCGGCTGCTCCGGCTGCTGGGGGCCCTGcttctcctggtgctcctggtgctcctgggcagCCTGCGGCTGGGCTGGCAAGTCTCCAGgtctctgctgctggcaggggtgggaaagctgggcagcaccagcagcatggcCTGGCTCCGCTGGCTCCTGGACTCACCCTTCCCCCGCAGAGCCTGGGCTGCCTTCAGGGAAACCAGGACCTGCCAGTATGTGGCACGCTTGCTGCATACggggagagagctgctgggcacccccagagggccaggagaggcTGCCCCTGGCCCGGAGCCTCCTGCAGGCAGGGGCCACCAGCCCAACCAGGAGGTGGCCCGACTGCTGGCCCTGGCCGACGTGCCCGAGGAGGAGCTGAACCCCTTCCAGGTACTGGGGCTGGAGGCGACCGCCTCAGACCTGGAGCTGAAGAAGGCCTATCGTCAGCTGGCCGTGCTG GTTCATCCTGACAAGAACGAGCACCCGCGGGCAGAGGAAGCCTTCAAGGTGCTGCGAGCAGCCTGGGACGTCGTGAGCAGCCCAGAGAAGAGGCAGGAGTATGAGTG CAAGCGGGCGGCCGAGAGCGAGCTGAGCAGATCCATGACCGAGCTGCTCACCAGGCTGCGGGACGACCTGAAGGAGGCCATGAACACCATGATGTGCAGCAAGTGCCAGGGGAAGCACAA GAGGTTCGAGATGGACCGAGACCCGCTCAGCGCGCGCTACTGCAGGGAGTGCGACACGCTGCACCCTGCCGAGGAGGGCGACCTGTGGGCAGAGTCCAGCATGCTGGGGCTGAAAATCACCTACTTTGCCCTGATGGACGGGAAGGTCTATGACATCACAG GCCCGCCTCCGACAGCAGCCCTGCCTCGGCTGCAGACCTGCAGGACTTCCTCAGCCGCCTCTTTCAGGGGGCCCCGGGGCAGACACCCAATGGTGGCTGCTTCAGCCCGCCCAGCTCGGCACCGCctgggcctgctccagcccctaaggCGGAGGGCGCAGCCCCCCGCGGGGACTCGAAGCAGAAACGGCGGAAGAAGGTGCGCCGCCCCTTCCAGCGCTGAGCAGCGCCGTGGGAGAGTCGCTttggggctggccaggcaggaggCCCCAAGCACCAAGCAGAGAGCTGTGGGGGTCCCAGGCACTGCGGCCAGCACTAAAAGGGCTCCAGTCAAGAAGAATCTGTCTTCTCTCCAGTGGTCGGAAAGCCCAGCCGGTGTGTGGGGAGCTGCCGGTCGAAGCCGAGTCAGTGATACCAAAGAACTCCAGCGGGGACGTCCTGCAGGGTCCCCAAGACACCAGCCCAGCTGGACAGAGCCATGGAATCTCTTCAGGGTTACTTTAGAAATCAGGGACTGTTTAGTTTCCAGCTGGGAGCCACGGGGAGGCAGCCAGGTCCCTTCTGTCCACCTGCCTCCATTCCTCACGCTCAGCTCCTTGGCTGCCCTGCGCCTGGCAGCTGTGACCTGCTGA
- the LOC142003091 gene encoding transmembrane protein 198-like translates to MEPPLLTPAPWGFHQQVTPGPEPCSREPEHGYQALPAALCALGGLFGVVYSCFGYRCFKAIMFLSGFLSGSLVIFLLCYKERVLETQLSLEVSVGIALGIGALCGLVTMLVQSVGLFMTGLLLGLLLATAGLLATEPFYQPQSLWVPAGSLLGLSLLCALLALRWPKPLTVLSTAAFGAALIVGCVDYFVELLALLHHVYDRLRLVPAPPLCWHSWAVLALWPALSLLGILLQWRLTAKGYSHTNVIISQRQKRLQLLRIRQKEAKRRQNLPPQEGSYRRKPNPVKRYAGDVLAPSYIQSLRDRQQGPSSAAHTSLDLDYDCGSTVPLTAPTPGRRL, encoded by the exons ATGGAGCCCCCCCTCCTGACCCCCGCCCCCTGGGGCTTTCACCAGCAAGTCACCCCCGGGCCGGAGCCCTGCAGCCGGGAGCCGGAGCACGGATACCAGGCCCTGCCCGCCGCCCTCTGTGCCCTCGGCGGCCTCTTCGGGGTCGTCTACAGCTGCTTCG GCTACCGCTGTTTCAAAGCCATCATGTTCCTCTCCGGGTTTCTCTCCGGCTCCCTGGTCATCTTCCTGCTGTGCTACAAGGAGCGGGTGCTGGAGACGCAGCTGAGCCTGGAGGTGAGCGTGGGCATCGCGCTGGGCATCGGGGCGCTGTGCGGCCTGGTCACCATGCTGGTGCAGAGCGTGGGGCTCTTCATGAccgggctgctgctggggctgctgctggccacggccGGCCTGCTGGCCACAGAGCCCTTCTACCAGCCGCAGAGCCTGTGGGTGCCGGCGGGCAGCCTGCTGGGGCTGTCGCTGCTCTGCGCCCTGCTGGCCCTGCGCTGGCCGAAGCCGCTCACCGTGCTCTCCACGGCCGCCTTCGGGGCTGCCCTCATCGTGGGCTGCGTGGACTATTTCGtggagctgctggcactgctgcaccaTGTATATGACCGGCTGCGCCTGGTGCCCGCGCCCCCCCTCtgctggcacagctgggctgtgctGGCACTCTGGCCGGCGCTCAGCCTCCTGGGCATCCTGCTGCAGTGGAGACTGACGGCCAAGGGCTACTCGCACACTAACG TGATCATCAGTCAGCGGCAGAAgcggctgcagctgctgcggATCCGGCAGAAAGAGGCCAAGCGACGGCAGAACCTCCCCCCGCAGGAGGGCAGCTACCGGCGCAAGCCCAACCCCGTCAAGCGCTACGCGGGTGATGTCCTGGCACCG AGCTACATCCAGAGCCTGCGGGAtcggcagcagggccccagctcagcAGCCCACACCTCCCTGGACC
- the ORMDL2 gene encoding ORM1-like protein 2 isoform X2, whose protein sequence is MNVGVAHSEVNPNTRVMNSRGIWLAYVISVGVLHVVLLSIPFFSIPVVWTLTNVIHNLVMYWFLHTVKGTPFETPDQGKDRLLTHWEQIDYGTQCTSSRKFLSISPVVLYLLASFYTKYDHAHFLINTTSLLSVLLPKLPQFHGVRLFGINKY, encoded by the exons ATGAATGTTGGAGTGGCCCACAGCGAGGTGAATCCCAACACACGGGTGATGAACAGCCGTGGCATCTGGCTGGCCTACGTGATCTCTGTGGGAGTTCTCCATGTCGTTCTCCTCAGCATCCCCTTCTTCAGCATTCCTGTGGTCTGGACCCTCACTAATGTTATACACAACCTG GTGATGTACTGGTTTCTTCACACTGTGAAAGGAACCCCCTTTGAGACGCCAGACCAGGGCAAGGATCGCCTGCTCACACACTGGGAACAGATAGACTATGGGACACAGTGCACCTCCTCCCGCAAGTTCCTCAGCATCTCGCCAGTGGTTCT GTACCTCCTCGCCAGCTTTTACACCAAATATGACCATGCACATTTTCTAATCAACACAACCTCCCTCCTCAGCGTCCTCCTCCCCAAGCTGCCGCAGTTCCACGGCGTGCGCTTGTTTGGCATCAACAAATACTGA